The sequence ttgccactttatattatttatattagataatgtttacataacctacattattcatctcatatgtatatactgtacgctataccatctactgcatcttgccatcttgacgtattagatgtatcactagccactttaaacaatgccactttatattatgttttcataccctacaatactcatctcatatgtatatactgtactccataccatctattacatcttgcctacaccgttcggccatcactcatttatatatttttatgtacatatttgtattcattcctttacacttgtgtgtacaaggtagttgttgtggaattggtagattacttgttagatattactgcatggtcagaactagaagcacaagcatttccagTTCCTCCagttcctccagcgcctccaccagcacaactgGGGTTACCACTACTCGTCCCTCCTGTATCCggtcccagggagtatgatgggacggcggcacggtgccagggtttcctgttaCAGCTGGACTTATACCTGAGCACCGTTTACccggctccctcgggaagggagagggtgtccgTCCTCGTTTCGTGCCTatcggggagagctctggagtgggctaacgccGTATGGGGAGAAGGAGATACGGCGTTGGATGACTTcaaggagttcacccgccgcttccgggcagtcttcgaccatccGCCCAAGGGTAGAGTGGCACGTGAATGTCTCTTCCACCTgtggcaggggacgaggagcgcacaggagttcgctttggactttcggaccctggccgccggagccctgatcgaccattatcgctacagtttgcgcgaggacgtccgtcgagaGTTGgcatgcagggacaccacccttactttcgaccagctggtggacctgtccattcggcttgataacctgctggctacccgcggacgtccagatcggggtctgtcggttccatcccccagcaccaccgctccgatgcccatggagctgggaggtgctgcgctcagggaaaccggaggaggttccgtctcgtgcaccatctgtggccgcagaagtcacactgccggtcggtgccgggttgattcctctgggagtcgaggcagcaggcagggcactctggcgtcaccccaggtgagaaggcaccattctcacccagagccatTTGTtgcacaaatgttttttttagttaCGTTTCCCAGCagaaggcgctcgtcgattcaggcgtggctgggaattttatagacagatcattAGCCTATAGTTTAGGGATACCCATCGTTCCTGTGGCaatgcccttcccagttcacgccttagatagtcgaccattagggtcagggttgattagggaggccaccactCCTCTCGGCCttgtgacgcaggggggtcacatggagaaaatcagtctctttctcattgactctcctgcgtttcctgtggtgctaggtctaccctggttagcttgtcataaccccactatttcatgacaacggagggctctcacaaggtggtcgcgagagtgctcggggaggtgctTAGGGGTTTCCAtaggtgctactacggtggaaagtccagaccaggtctccactgtgcgcattccccctgagtatgaaggcgactcaattaccaccccatcgacgggaggattgtgcgatagatctcctggtagacgccgcactttccaggagtcacgtgtatcccctgtcagaGGTGGAGACGGTGGCTATAGAAAGATATGTCGGCTGAggcagacagggcttttggtcacctcagggctctgtttacctaggttcccgtgctggcccatccggatccctctttggcattcatagtggaggtggccgcgtccgaggctgggataggtgccgtgctctctcagcgctcgggcatgCCACCGAAGCTccacccctgtgccttcttctcgaggaagctcagcccggcggagcgaaactatgacgtgggggaccgggagctgttggctgtcgtcatggctctgaaggcgtggatacattggcttgagggggctaaacacccttttctcatctggactgaccaccacaatctggagtacatccgggcggcgagaaGACtcaaccctcgccaggcaaggtgggccatgtttttcacccgttttgtgttcaccctttcttacagaccaggttcccagaacgtgaaggcagatgcactgtcccggctgtatgacacagaggagtggcccatggatcccaccctcatactcccggcctcctgcctggtggcgccggtagtgtgggagctggacgtggacattgagcaggcgttgcgtacagagcccgctccacTCGTGTCCCGCTTGGCATCTGTATGTtctgtctgctgtccgtgaccggttgatctattgggcccacacgtcaccctcctctggtcatccaggcataggttggacggtgcgctgtctgacttgGAAGTACTGGTgacccactttggctaaggacgtgagggtttgtttcctcctgctcggtgtgcgcccagtgtaaggctcctaggcacctgcccgtaggtaagctacaccccttacccgttccacaacggccatggtcacaCCTGTCGATCGATTTCCTGACTGATCTTcccccatcacagggaaacactacgatcctggttgttatggatcatttctctaagtcctgctatctccttcctctgcccagtctccctacggctctacaaACAGCAGAGGCCTTGTTGTTAACGcacgtcttccagcactacggggtgcctgaggatatagtgtctgattggggtccccagttcacttcacgggtctggaaggcgttcatagAACGTCTgtgggtctcgatcagccttacctcaggttttcaccccgagagtaatgggcagatCGAAAgcgtgaaccaggatgtgggcaggtttctgcagtCCTATTGCTAGGAcgggccgggggagtgggcggcgttcgtgccctgggcagagatggcgcagaactcgctccgacattcctccactaacctctccccctttcagtgtgtattagggtaccagccggttctggcaccatggcatcagagtcagaccgaggctcctgcggtggacgattggttcaggcgcgcggaggagacatgggaagacGCCCATGGTCACCTCCAGCAGGCCGCGCTGCACCAATGGACCAGCacggaccgtcaccgcagtgaggctctggtgttcgcaccaggggaccgggtctggctctcgacccgaagcctgccctgccggaagctgggtccgcggtttttggggccatttaaagtcctgaggagagtgaacgaggtatgttacaggttacagctgctccccgattaccatattaacccctcgttccatgtgtctctcctcaggccggtggtggttggtccgcttcaggagtctgaggtgcgggaggttcctccgccccttctggacatcgagggggccccggcgtactccgtccggtccatcctggattcgaggcgtcaggcggggggccttcagtacctcgtggaggggtacggtccggaggagtggtgctgggttctgggttctgggttctggtggcagatgtgttggaccctgaactgctgcgggagttccgTCGCCAccagatcgccctgcgcctcgccctccgagTCGTCCACAGCGGCCTCGGCTTCACTTCCCCCCcgatctgagatacctactgcagccctcatcctccacatacaacacccgttctgacagtcacattctgttaaaggtcctcaaagcacacacatccctgggtcactcctcttttcagttcgctgcagctagtgactggaacgagctgcaacaatcactcaaactgaacagttttatctccatctcttcattcaaagactcaatcatggacactcttactgacagttgtggatgcttcgtgtgatgtattgttgtatctaccttcttgcccgttgtctgtgcccaatagtGTTTGTACCATGCTTTGTGCTGATACCATGTTGGGCTGCTGCCATGTtgggttgctaccatgctgtgttgtcatgtgtagctgccatgctatgttgttgtcttaggtctctctttatgtagtgttgtagtgtctctcttgtcgtgatgtgttttgtcctgtatcttttttttttctcccagcccctgtccccgcaggaggccttttggtaggccatcattgtaaataagaatttgttcttaactgacttgcctagttaaataaaataaaaattacggTTATGACCTAAAGTTTTTTAGGGGGGTGCCTATGTCATACACAACACAGAGCGCATATAAGGGTGAACCAAATATTTATGGTAATGCCCAGCAACCTCTGGGAACTCCTGTGACTTGACCCCTGACCTCAGACCTTTTTAAAAAGCCTGTAGAGCAGGGGTgttaaactcattccatggagggcctagtgccTGCAGGTTTTTGGTTTGTCCTTTCAATTAAGCCATAGACAACCAAGTGAGGGGAGTTCTTTGATAAAtgaaggtcactaattagtaatcaagtacaagggaggagcgaaaacccgcagacactcggccctctgtggaatgagtttgagacGTGCTGTAGAGCCAGTCGCGGAGGTTAAGACCCTTCTTAAGCTCCTCCTGTTCCAGCGGTCAGAGGGGGTCAGTAcagccacagtacagtagagtagcagTATTATCTAATATATATTACTGTAATAGTGGGGTCAATACAGTAGTATTGTCTTATATCATATTAGTACAATAGTAGTTATAGTGGGCCACCTGTGCTGTGCGtaggatacatacagtatacagtacatttgATGCCTCAATATCGTCATACCCTTTTCAGGAAGAAGATTATTTAATATTCCGAATAAAGGCAGTCCTATTTCTTAAATATTGACCTTCTTGACAACCAGCCATACAGCAATTCAACACCACTATCATGCCAGTCTCTATCCAAAAGCATAACAGAGTATAGCCTAATTccatagaatagaatatagttaACAGTGTAATTTCAGATCCCTAAATAAAAGCAGTGAAGAATTAACCTGGTCCTAGagctgtttgtgctgtcttgtcatTTGGCGTGACAATAACCATAGGAATTGGCAAAACAGCACAAAGAGATTTGGGACCAGGTTAGTGAGGAATGGGATGAGTGAACAAAATGATAGCATCCTGATGGGCATTTAGGCTAATGTTGGCAGTGAAGCAGAAAGCTCCATTCATTTATGGAAATGTTCCAGTAAATATCCATTACTTTAGACTCTGGGTCCTATTCACTAGGCACGCAACTTATGTAAACGTGCCGAAACGTGGAGGTACCATCTGGAAACACTGGGAACAGTCAAACACTCATTTTTGTTTTACGTTGCTCAACATTTTAAAACGTTTTGCTTTGCATGCCCTTATGAATACGACCCTGTAGTACCCCGTAACAGGGGCTCACCATGAGTTGTGTTccaccacagtgtgtgtgtgtgtgtgttaggtcatACTGAACAGGGCTGGTACAGCGATGTGATTGGACTGGGGCTGGTTAAAGGGCTTAGGGGTTGAAAACACACCATACCAGGGGATTGAATCCTCCTCTCGTTAGTAGCAGGGAGACAGATATTGGTGAGTATTGTTTTTTCACAATTTACTCTATGCTATAGCTTCAACTAAATGTGATAATGTATTTAATGGATATTTGATGAATGGAATATAAATATTTATTGGGTTTTCATTGATGAAGGAGGAAGGCTAGCTTTTGCTGGATACATTTTAGTTGATGTTGAATTTCCTTTATCTAGGCTACAAGTCACATACATATTGGTTAATTaaaggggatttttttttttacaataggtTGATTGCTGAACTTGACTGATTCTCAGCATCTACTGACCTGCATTGTCTTATGTCAGATAGGGCGTCAATTCCACTTGCACTGATCGGTTGAGGGACGAGCGTCGCGTAGGAGTGATGCGATCTGACTTAAGACAATGACTGATCTGTAGATTGCTCAAGAAGTGTGATTTAAGGAATTTCTTTGTTTAGTAGCATATTCTGTTTTTTATTAAACAAGATAACACTCTTGTATGTTGTTTTCCATTCCCGTCTTTGATAATCTCGTTTCAGTGTCACACTGAATGACTGTGCTTCATAGTAACAGGATTTAGCGTTACAATTATTGTCGATCAAAGTCAGCGATAAAATAATATACCCCTGCTTTCAGAGCGCTACTGCAGTAAGCTTTGATTATCAGCTCTGAAGGTCTGGGCTGTAGCTGGCATTGCTCACTGCTCAGAAACAACTAACTAATTAGGGCCAAGAATGTTAATGATTGGGTCCAGCAATTACATAACAAAACACCATAACAAAGCAGGGTCCATAGGATGTTTGTAGCagatacacacacgcatgcatgcaaacctgcacacacacactgtatttatTGTGCATGAGTGGACAATATATTTCAGGGATGAATAGGCTACTTTATTCTATTTTACTCCACGTATTCCTATCCCATTCACATCCTGTCTTGAGCCATATTTTTGCCCCCAGAGTGGTGTGAAGTGTCTGAATGGGCCATGGTGACTGCTAACCAGGCTCTGAAGGCAGTAGGCCTGTTCATAGCTTATCTACTGAAGTCCATCACAGACCTGTTCCTCACCAAGCCTTTGTGGGCCAGCCTGAAGGTTCTGGAGGACACTGACCTAAGGGCCACCGGAGGAAGTAAGAATAGAGTCCAGAACACTGAACGTTTTATATCCAAATGAATAGGTAAAATAATTAGTAAGCCAGATATGTTTGTTTTAGATTACAGATCTCCTGGCAGCGTTTGACCTTGTATGGGGTCTCGTCATagatttggcgaagtaggctatatttaacccttctctgtctctttcagtTCATGAGACATATAAGGCCAAAGCTCTGTGGGAGAAGACTGGGGCAGTGATCATGGTGGTACGACGCCCTGGATGCTTGTTGTGCAGAGAGGTGAGCGCTGTGGTTGTGGTGTCTCCTCTAGACTAGCTTGTCTATTTTATACTTTCACACTCCTGACAGCAGCCAGACTCGAGTGCTGATGTTTgtccatgcctctctctctctctctctttctctgtctgtctctctgtcgctttgtctctttgtctctttctttttctctctaggAGGCCATTGAGCTGTCCTCTCTGAAGCCCCATCTAGAGGAGTTGGGGATCCCTCTCTTAGCTGTGGTCAAAGAGAACATTGGCCATGAGCTGGACGCCTTCAAGACATGTTTTACTGGGGAAGTCTATGTAGACCAGAAGGTCAGTGAATAACTCATGAATTTACTAAGTTAAAAGTAGTTAACATTCACATGAGACGATAAAGTACACAGTTCCTTGTAAAATACATGTTTCCAGCGTTTGTTCAGTCACACTGCACACCTTTGTGCAATAAATGATATaacatttatttcatcacatctTTTCAAATATACATCCAACTGTAGATGTCAGCAAAGTACAGTATCCTACCAATGTCACTGTATTCCTCCATCTAATAACCAAACCTGTTTTTCCTCAGAGAGCGTTATACGGTCCTGTGGAGCGTTATATGTTCCTGTCTGCGTTGCTGCGTATCGGGGTGTGGAGAAGCCTGTGGAGGGCCTATAGGAAGGGCTGCACAGGAAATATAATCAAAGGAGAAGGTCTTGTACTGGGGGGAGTGTTCGTCATTGGGCCCGAAGATCAGGTAGGGCTATACTGCTTGAACTGGGCACTCTATCCAAGCTATAACAAACAAAAGTGGAGATATAGTTAGAACTGATTAGAAATAGCAAGAATCGATCTGCAAATATGTGACCTATTTCATATGCATTGGATGTTAAAAAGTGCGGTACTAAAATAATTTGCAGCAGGTCTGTATAGTCACGTGagcatatacaggtaactgctaaaataaaggaaacatcaaCATTTTGCGCTGACGGAGATGGCAGCATCGCgactagctcttaggaaactttgcagtatttcattttttctatgtactattttttacattattagcttaggaaatgttttgtgtcattacatacagctgggaagaactattgaaTATTAGAGTGGCGGTAACTCCCCAGaactaccagcattacgaccaggaataatACTTCCCTGGAGCAGATCCTTTGTTCACTCTCCCCAGAGCAATTAAACTTactccagaggccgacccaaaacattGCCGGCGGAGGAGAGGCACTCGAGGCGGCCTGCTGGTTCGACTtcggaggcgcgcacaccacccaccacttccgagtatattactcacaaatgttcagtctttggataacaaagttgatgagcttagagcaaggatttctttccagagagacatcggtgcctgtaacatactttgtttcacggaaacatgtctCTCTCGGGAGACTCTGTCGGTATCTGTAAAGCCATCAGGATTCTCAatacatcgcgcagacaggaataaatatctctcggGAAGCAGAAGGATGGGGGggtgtgtttcatgattaacgactcatggtgtaattctagAAACATACCCAAacttaagtccttttgttcacccgacctagaatacctcacaattaaATGCAGACCAtattatcttccaagagaattctcctccGTCATCGCCACAGCCATTTACATCCTACTTCAAGCCATTACcttgacggccctcaaagaacttcactggactttatgcaaactggaaaccacatatcctgcaTTTATTGTATCTGGGATTTgaacaaagcaaatctgaggatTAGGCTgccaaagttctatcaacatatcGACTGTACTACTTGCGCTGCTAAGACTCTCGACCATTGCTATTCAAACTTCTGCaatgcttacaaggccctcccccgccctcctttcggcaaatctgaccacgactccatcttgctcctcccgtcctataggcagaaactcaaacagcaaGGACCCGTTCTTcgaactattcaacgctggtctgaccagtcGGAATCCATGCAtcaggattgttttgatcacgtggactgggaaatgttccgggtaGCTTGTGAAAATAATCTAGatgtcagctaagaacaaattcttatttacaatgacagcctaggaacagttggttaactgccttgttcaggggcagaatgacacatttttaccttgtcagctcaggaatttgaTCCACCAACctgtcagttactggcccaaagctctaaccactaggctacctgccaccccaggtatgtggcagggactacagacaatcacggactacaaaaggaaaaccagccacatcgccGAGGCCGACTTCTTGCTTCCTGACAGGCTAAGCATATTCTTCACACACTTTGAGGATagcacagtgccactgacgcggcccgctaccatggaggctctcgttctctgtggctgacctgagtaaaacatttaaacgtgttaaccctcgcaaggctgctggcccagacaacATCCATagctgtgtcctcagagcatgcgcagaccagctggctggtgtgtttacgggcatattcaatctctccctgtcccagtctgctgtccccacatgcttcaagatgtggGGACATGTTCCTGTACCCatgaaggcaaaggtaactgaacttaattgacaatcaccccgtagcactcacctctgtcatcatgaagtgctttgagagactagtcaaggatcatatcacctctagcttacctgccaccctagatcCACTTTGATTTTCTTACCggcccaatagatccacagacgatgcaatcgccatcactctgcatactgaatacctatgtaagaatgctgtttattgactatagctcagcattcaataaCATAGTACCCTCCaggctcatcattaagctcgaggccctgggtctgaaccctgccttatgcaactgggtcttggactttctgacgggcttgATTACCATCACCTCCactccactgatcctcaacactgggccccacaagggtgcaggCTCAGCCCCCGCCTGTcctccatgttcacccatgactgcgtggccaagcacactTTCAACTCAATCaaaagtttgcagacaacacaacagtagtaggcttgattaccaacgatgaagggacagcctacagagaggtgagggctctggcactgtggtgcctggaaaacaacctctcactcaacgtcaacaaaacaaaggagatgatcgtggacttcaggaaacagcagagggc comes from Salmo trutta chromosome 18, fSalTru1.1, whole genome shotgun sequence and encodes:
- the LOC115153385 gene encoding peroxiredoxin-like 2A encodes the protein MVTANQALKAVGLFIAYLLKSITDLFLTKPLWASLKVLEDTDLRATGGIHETYKAKALWEKTGAVIMVVRRPGCLLCREEAIELSSLKPHLEELGIPLLAVVKENIGHELDAFKTCFTGEVYVDQKRALYGPVERYMFLSALLRIGVWRSLWRAYRKGCTGNIIKGEGLVLGGVFVIGPEDQGILLEHREKEFGDKVNLLAVLRSARKIQDCLATAK